The Corynebacterium suranareeae genome window below encodes:
- a CDS encoding FAD/NAD(P)-binding protein encodes MSTLVFIGGGPRTTGILLRLAANIPAEGAHITDIHVIDPYPAGSGRIWRTKQSGLLWMNSMAQDVTIFADDSVEMKGPVIPGPSLAEWVLGIGREQVKAAGLGEELEHFSGRSFASRRLQSLYLDWAFQEAVARLGQVTVHEALAIGLDDSQTVHLDNGLKIQADTVVLTQGHLDMVKSPESAALASIAATEGLVYVPPGFTADQDLSVLPSGKPVLVRGFGLAFIDAMVLLMEGRGGTFVTVDDQLEYIASGAEPELWVGSRRGVPYLPKLGYSVSLHTDAPLYFDDDSLSAFGFTLDYREHIFPLLTWNLQYAHYGQLLATDPSRATVSWEELSAELHRTLPPELGGSDHDISAFLEEAIPDPADRFDFLKLDKPLSELHFSNHFGLSEHIANYISDRINRASDPRYSMDQAVFFTLLKIYFRVHELAEAGRFTLNDLRENIDRSLHNLFSYIASGPPPIRLEQLLALNRAGLVHFLGPDIRIGIDDTHFTASSAATEGEIKATALIDAYLASDSASAVDDTLLQNLLQAGEVTVESIDGSIWGKFLVDGIGRPIRHDGTTHPSRFLLGPLVSGGGSEAPFSRPGTNARGFQRADRLARKLLDLDEDLDSDTQLATASRHPD; translated from the coding sequence ATGAGCACGCTTGTTTTCATCGGCGGAGGACCCCGCACCACCGGAATATTATTGCGCCTAGCTGCAAACATTCCCGCCGAAGGCGCGCACATTACCGATATCCACGTGATCGATCCCTATCCGGCAGGCAGCGGTCGGATCTGGCGGACCAAACAATCCGGTCTGCTGTGGATGAACTCGATGGCGCAGGACGTAACCATCTTTGCCGACGATTCCGTAGAGATGAAAGGCCCTGTTATTCCTGGTCCAAGCCTTGCCGAGTGGGTGCTTGGCATTGGCCGCGAACAGGTAAAAGCCGCGGGACTGGGCGAAGAATTGGAACATTTTAGTGGCCGTTCGTTCGCATCCAGGAGGCTTCAATCGCTTTATTTGGATTGGGCTTTTCAGGAAGCTGTGGCCAGATTAGGCCAGGTCACCGTGCATGAAGCGCTGGCCATTGGGCTCGATGATTCCCAAACCGTCCATCTGGACAACGGCTTAAAAATCCAAGCCGACACCGTGGTGCTCACCCAAGGGCATTTAGATATGGTGAAATCCCCAGAGTCCGCAGCGCTGGCCTCCATCGCTGCGACCGAAGGACTAGTGTACGTACCGCCCGGATTCACCGCTGACCAGGACTTATCTGTCCTCCCCTCCGGCAAACCGGTGCTGGTTCGTGGCTTTGGTCTGGCATTTATCGATGCCATGGTGCTGCTCATGGAAGGCCGCGGCGGTACCTTTGTCACCGTCGATGACCAACTCGAATACATTGCCAGCGGCGCGGAACCTGAACTGTGGGTCGGCTCGCGCCGGGGCGTGCCCTACCTGCCGAAACTCGGATACTCGGTGTCTCTCCACACCGACGCGCCACTATATTTCGACGATGACTCCCTATCCGCATTCGGATTTACCCTTGACTACCGCGAACACATTTTTCCCCTGCTGACTTGGAATTTGCAGTACGCCCACTATGGTCAACTGCTTGCCACCGACCCATCGCGGGCCACCGTGTCTTGGGAGGAATTATCTGCGGAACTACATCGCACGTTGCCACCGGAACTGGGTGGTTCTGACCACGACATTTCAGCATTCCTTGAAGAGGCTATTCCCGATCCCGCCGACCGCTTCGATTTCCTTAAACTAGACAAACCCCTTTCTGAACTGCACTTTAGTAACCATTTCGGCCTCTCAGAGCATATTGCCAACTACATCTCCGACCGCATCAACCGTGCCAGCGACCCCCGCTACTCCATGGACCAAGCAGTATTTTTCACCCTGCTCAAAATCTACTTCCGCGTCCACGAACTCGCCGAAGCAGGCCGCTTCACCCTGAACGATCTCCGCGAAAACATCGACCGCTCCCTCCACAACCTCTTCTCCTACATTGCCAGCGGCCCACCACCCATCCGACTTGAACAACTCTTAGCCCTCAACCGCGCGGGCCTTGTCCACTTCCTCGGACCTGACATCCGCATCGGCATCGACGACACCCACTTCACCGCCAGCTCCGCAGCCACAGAAGGGGAAATAAAAGCAACAGCGCTTATCGACGCCTACCTCGCTTCCGATTCCGCCTCCGCCGTAGACGACACCCTCCTCCAAAACCTCCTCCAAGCAGGCGAAGTAACCGTAGAATCAATCGACGGTTCCATCTGGGGAAAATTCCTCGTCGACGGCATCGGCCGCCCCATCCGCCACGACGGCACCACCCACCCCTCCCGTTTCCTCCTGGGGCCCCTTGTCTCTGGTGGGGGAAGCGAAGCCCCATTTTCCAGACCAGGCACCAACGCTCGAGGATTCCAACGTGCCGACCGCCTTGCCCGAAAACTCCTCGACCTCGACGAAGACCTCGACAGTGACACCCAATTAGCGACCGCGAGCAGACATCCGGACTAA
- a CDS encoding PIN domain-containing protein, with translation MASLRQSSVLPDANIWASSTLHSWFALIAVETMGSWSIFWTEDIMAEAVKARRKRFPRSSSTQMESLRDRIVKHFPDNRISNFPHDDTVTYKDEIDSHVHSAAVHANIAIIVTDNIKDFEGIYNDPDDCPYDLLTADEWLMLAAESAPHAIDQVLMQQYSYRLKQQKPFNLVKSLHDAGCFEFAEYIRVRLQEIA, from the coding sequence GTGGCATCTTTACGTCAGTCTTCCGTCCTCCCCGACGCAAACATCTGGGCTTCTTCTACCCTGCATAGTTGGTTTGCACTCATTGCGGTAGAAACAATGGGCTCTTGGTCCATTTTTTGGACGGAAGATATTATGGCTGAAGCTGTAAAAGCTAGAAGAAAGCGATTTCCTCGATCTTCGAGTACTCAAATGGAAAGTCTGCGGGACCGAATCGTAAAACACTTTCCCGACAATCGAATCTCGAATTTTCCCCATGATGACACCGTGACGTACAAGGACGAAATAGATTCTCATGTCCATTCCGCTGCAGTGCACGCCAACATAGCGATTATCGTGACAGACAATATTAAAGACTTTGAAGGCATTTACAACGATCCTGATGATTGTCCATACGATCTTCTCACCGCAGACGAATGGCTAATGCTAGCGGCTGAATCCGCACCCCACGCCATAGATCAAGTTCTCATGCAACAATATTCATACAGGCTAAAACAGCAAAAGCCTTTCAATCTGGTGAAATCACTTCACGATGCGGGCTGTTTTGAATTCGCAGAATATATCAGAGTCCGCCTTCAAGAAATTGCTTAA
- a CDS encoding helix-turn-helix domain-containing protein — translation MGNTPVDQTVLLTPSEQESVAKYISSLGGSSVDFQTTSGSTLPNKLNEIFQKVLHAIESDLPISISTMPKEVTTTTAASLLGITRPTLMKHVREGRINAHKVGSHHRLFSNEVLEFREELKQQKRDAVFELLDFEQQLEESDQ, via the coding sequence ATGGGAAATACGCCTGTAGATCAAACCGTACTGCTAACCCCCTCCGAACAAGAGTCCGTTGCCAAGTACATTTCTTCCCTGGGTGGTAGCTCAGTCGATTTTCAAACTACAAGCGGGTCAACGCTGCCAAACAAACTCAACGAGATATTCCAAAAAGTGCTTCACGCCATTGAATCGGACCTTCCCATTTCAATTTCGACCATGCCCAAAGAGGTCACTACAACGACCGCCGCATCGCTCCTTGGGATTACTCGTCCAACTCTCATGAAGCATGTTCGTGAAGGTCGAATTAATGCCCACAAAGTTGGAAGCCACCACAGACTGTTCTCGAATGAAGTGCTTGAGTTCCGAGAGGAGTTGAAGCAGCAGAAACGAGACGCTGTTTTTGAACTCCTTGATTTTGAACAGCAGCTAGAAGAATCTGATCAATAA
- a CDS encoding NAD-dependent succinate-semialdehyde dehydrogenase: MTINVSELLAKVPTGLLIGDSWVEASDGGTFDVENPATGEIIATLASATSEDALAALDAACAVQAEWARTPARERSNILRRGFELVAERSEEFATLMTLEMGKPLAEARGEVTYGNEFLRWFSEEAVRLYGRYGATPEGNLRMLTTRKPVGPCLLITPWNFPLAMATRKVAPAIAAGCVMVLKPARLTPLTSQYFAQTMLDAGLPAGVLNVVSGTSASAISNPIMEDDRLRKVSFTGSTPVGQQLLKKAADKVLRTSMELGGNAPFIVFEDADLDLAIEGAMGAKMRNIGEACTAANRFLVHESVAEEFGRRFAARLEEQVLGNGLDEGVTVGPLVEAKARDSVASLVDAAISEGATALTGGKSGTGPGYFYEPTVLTGVSTDAAILSEEIFGPVAPIVTFQTEEEALRLANSTEYGLASYVFTQDTSRIFRVSDGLEFGLVGVNSGVISNAAAPFGGVKQSGMGREGGLEGIEEYTSVQYIGIRDPYAD, translated from the coding sequence ATGACTATTAATGTCTCCGAGCTACTCGCTAAAGTCCCCACGGGTTTACTGATTGGTGATTCCTGGGTGGAAGCCTCCGACGGCGGTACTTTCGATGTAGAAAACCCTGCGACGGGTGAAATCATCGCAACGCTAGCATCTGCTACTTCCGAGGATGCGCTGGCTGCTCTTGATGCTGCCTGCGCTGTTCAGGCCGAGTGGGCCAGGACGCCTGCGCGTGAGCGTTCCAATATTTTGCGACGCGGTTTTGAACTCGTAGCAGAACGTTCAGAAGAATTCGCAACCCTGATGACCTTGGAAATGGGCAAGCCTTTGGCTGAAGCTCGTGGCGAAGTCACCTACGGCAATGAGTTCCTTCGCTGGTTCTCTGAGGAAGCGGTTCGTCTGTATGGCCGTTACGGTGCCACCCCAGAAGGCAACTTGCGCATGCTAACCACCCGCAAGCCAGTTGGCCCGTGTCTTCTGATCACCCCATGGAATTTCCCCTTGGCCATGGCTACCCGCAAGGTCGCACCCGCAATCGCCGCAGGTTGTGTCATGGTGCTTAAGCCAGCTCGTCTCACCCCCCTGACCTCCCAGTACTTTGCCCAAACCATGCTTGATGCCGGTCTTCCAGCAGGTGTACTCAATGTGGTCTCCGGTACTTCCGCCTCTGCAATTTCCAACCCGATTATGGAAGACGATCGCCTCCGCAAAGTCTCCTTCACCGGCTCCACCCCAGTTGGCCAGCAGCTCCTGAAAAAAGCCGCCGACAAAGTGCTGCGCACCTCCATGGAACTCGGCGGCAACGCACCTTTCATCGTCTTCGAGGACGCCGACCTGGACCTCGCGATTGAAGGTGCCATGGGTGCAAAAATGCGCAATATCGGCGAAGCCTGCACCGCCGCTAACCGTTTCCTCGTCCACGAATCCGTTGCCGAGGAATTCGGCCGCCGCTTCGCTGCCCGCCTTGAGGAGCAAGTCTTAGGAAACGGCCTCGATGAAGGTGTTACCGTCGGCCCCTTGGTTGAGGCAAAGGCACGAGATAGCGTTGCTTCGCTTGTCGACGCCGCCATCTCCGAAGGCGCCACCGCCCTCACCGGAGGCAAATCCGGCACAGGACCAGGTTACTTCTATGAACCAACGGTACTGACGGGAGTTTCAACAGACGCGGCCATCCTCAGCGAAGAGATCTTCGGCCCTGTCGCACCCATCGTCACCTTCCAAACCGAGGAAGAAGCACTGCGCCTAGCCAACTCCACCGAATATGGACTGGCATCCTATGTGTTCACCCAGGACACCTCACGTATTTTCCGCGTCTCCGATGGTCTCGAGTTCGGCCTAGTCGGCGTCAACTCTGGTGTCATCTCTAACGCAGCTGCACCTTTCGGTGGCGTTAAACAATCTGGAATGGGCCGTGAAGGTGGCCTCGAAGGAATTGAAGAGTACACCTCTGTGCAATACATCGGCATCCGGGATCCTTACGCAGACTAA
- a CDS encoding polyphosphate polymerase domain-containing protein, protein MNNQTLKQAVPSGVKVSPHRFNRFEIKYLIPEQDVPALREQLETRMSTDPLSPPGGYRVESLYFDSPDLRCYTEKIEGLKFRRKLRIRTYGEGELTPDSIVSVEIKQRVNKVTQKRRLDLPFIYALALGDSTGAAVGEQVDVEKLMEISPENQHALIHEMASFAKNYRLRPIATTKYNREAFVGTDAEASSRVTIDHGVSGRDRDFLLGQNLDDRPTVAQGLAVVEIKCDERVPFWLTDMTASLEMSVIRMSKYCQTIEAFNNRPASALGAVDPIF, encoded by the coding sequence GTGAACAATCAAACACTTAAACAAGCAGTGCCGTCAGGGGTGAAAGTATCCCCGCACAGGTTCAACCGTTTTGAAATCAAATACCTGATTCCAGAGCAAGACGTACCTGCACTCCGCGAGCAGCTGGAAACGAGGATGAGCACGGATCCGCTCTCACCACCCGGTGGTTACCGCGTCGAATCCCTCTACTTCGATTCACCCGATCTGCGGTGCTACACCGAGAAGATTGAGGGTTTAAAGTTTCGCCGCAAGTTGCGGATCCGAACCTACGGTGAAGGGGAATTAACCCCAGATTCCATCGTGTCGGTGGAAATTAAGCAGCGGGTAAACAAAGTCACCCAAAAACGTCGTTTAGATTTGCCCTTTATATATGCGCTCGCCCTGGGCGATAGCACGGGCGCTGCGGTAGGTGAGCAGGTGGACGTCGAAAAGCTTATGGAAATTTCTCCGGAAAATCAGCACGCCCTGATCCATGAGATGGCTTCATTTGCCAAAAATTATCGACTGCGCCCGATTGCCACCACAAAATACAACCGTGAAGCATTCGTCGGCACTGATGCAGAGGCCAGCTCACGAGTCACCATCGACCACGGTGTATCCGGCCGCGACCGCGATTTCTTACTTGGCCAAAACCTTGACGATCGCCCCACTGTGGCCCAAGGCCTGGCAGTTGTGGAAATCAAATGCGATGAACGCGTGCCCTTTTGGCTCACCGACATGACCGCATCGCTGGAAATGTCCGTGATCCGAATGTCCAAATACTGCCAAACCATCGAAGCGTTTAACAACCGACCAGCATCTGCTCTCGGCGCTGTAGACCCCATCTTCTAA
- a CDS encoding DUF4956 domain-containing protein — MLSDLSSIFDFQDLSGTFSVVDVLITLVLSFVLTSVVGVVYQKTHRHISYSQSFVQTLVLVGMVIAIIMLVVGSNIARAFALVGALSVIRFRNAVKETRDVGFLFLAMAIGMTCGTRFYVLAIAATIVVCAVLFIMYRFDWFKADIQRQVIKVQVPADGQADSGKSYAEEVELILAQYCTSFEMMSAESVRGGALTEFSYTAQMRKTVQPHELVAKLRDVNFGQKATVLTGHDQTDV, encoded by the coding sequence ATGTTGAGCGATCTAAGCTCCATCTTTGATTTCCAAGACCTCTCCGGCACCTTCTCCGTTGTCGATGTCCTAATCACCCTCGTCTTATCCTTCGTGCTGACCTCCGTGGTAGGCGTGGTGTATCAAAAGACACATCGACACATCTCCTACAGCCAGTCCTTCGTGCAAACGTTGGTGCTGGTGGGAATGGTCATTGCAATCATCATGCTGGTGGTCGGCTCCAACATTGCACGTGCATTCGCCCTGGTTGGCGCGCTTTCGGTGATTCGATTCCGCAATGCAGTGAAAGAAACCCGAGACGTGGGCTTCCTCTTCCTTGCCATGGCAATCGGCATGACTTGCGGTACCCGCTTCTACGTTCTGGCGATCGCGGCCACCATCGTTGTCTGCGCTGTCCTATTTATCATGTACCGCTTCGACTGGTTCAAGGCAGATATTCAACGCCAGGTGATCAAGGTTCAGGTCCCAGCCGATGGCCAAGCTGACTCCGGAAAATCATATGCAGAAGAAGTTGAATTGATCCTTGCGCAATACTGCACCTCATTTGAAATGATGTCTGCTGAATCCGTCCGTGGTGGGGCGCTTACCGAATTCTCCTACACCGCCCAAATGCGCAAAACCGTCCAACCACACGAACTGGTAGCCAAGCTGCGTGATGTAAACTTCGGCCAAAAAGCTACCGTCCTCACCGGCCACGACCAGACGGATGTTTAA
- a CDS encoding CotH kinase family protein produces MNRRLFLGTSAAIIAVGGVLGGVQVVPYISSQEVQTSASSIATIDVGSGNADIFDTSVSHEVTLQVSQENLDEMLADYQEDGSKTWVKANITIDGVTIENVGIRLKGNSTLSGLGGNSENGMPQGPGGAGGDFPELSEEEMAQFQEQFAEQTGEARGPGGMGGMGGGGMTSVDADDVSTWPLLISFDKYEEGRVYQGMSQIALRPGTTVINEAMALALTAETGQVSQQSSFTTFTLNDEPSTTRLLLEHPDEYYANELGNGVLFKADSSSSFTYQGEDQTEYDGQFKQINGDGNGDIQPIINLLKWLDTASDEEFAEHLSDYVDVESFARYVATQNLLVNSDDMAGPGSNYYLWYDYDTGLISVISWDLNLAMSGSTDAGPDDEISMGGGGGGGGMRPGENAETTEAVEGMPDMAEMGERPDMGDMQQRERPEGEGMGGGMGGNQLKERFLASDAFTEIYEQVYWELYEEMYGSGKALEVLDEIAASIPETDAVTADEINTEVISMREWIAARTEALASQQ; encoded by the coding sequence ATGAACCGCCGCCTCTTCCTAGGAACCTCCGCAGCAATCATCGCAGTGGGTGGCGTCCTAGGCGGAGTGCAAGTTGTTCCCTATATTTCCTCCCAAGAAGTCCAAACCTCAGCATCATCAATTGCGACCATCGACGTGGGATCAGGCAACGCAGACATCTTTGACACCTCCGTTTCCCACGAAGTAACCCTGCAGGTTTCCCAAGAAAATCTCGATGAGATGCTCGCCGACTACCAAGAAGACGGCTCCAAAACATGGGTTAAAGCAAACATCACGATTGATGGCGTGACCATTGAAAACGTAGGAATCCGACTGAAAGGAAACTCCACACTATCCGGTCTTGGAGGCAATTCCGAAAATGGCATGCCTCAAGGTCCGGGTGGAGCCGGAGGAGATTTCCCAGAATTAAGTGAAGAGGAAATGGCGCAGTTCCAGGAGCAGTTTGCTGAGCAGACCGGGGAAGCTCGCGGCCCTGGCGGAATGGGAGGCATGGGTGGAGGTGGCATGACCTCGGTCGATGCTGACGATGTCAGTACCTGGCCACTCCTGATCAGCTTCGACAAATATGAAGAAGGCCGTGTCTACCAAGGCATGAGCCAAATCGCACTCCGCCCCGGCACCACCGTCATCAACGAAGCCATGGCGCTGGCTCTGACCGCAGAAACCGGCCAGGTCTCGCAGCAATCCAGCTTCACAACGTTTACGCTTAACGACGAACCCTCCACCACCCGACTCCTTTTGGAACACCCCGATGAATATTATGCCAATGAGCTCGGAAACGGGGTCCTCTTCAAGGCAGATTCCAGCAGTTCTTTCACCTACCAAGGCGAGGACCAAACGGAGTACGACGGCCAATTCAAACAAATCAATGGCGACGGAAACGGTGACATCCAACCCATCATCAACCTGCTGAAATGGTTAGATACCGCAAGCGATGAAGAATTCGCCGAACACCTTTCTGACTACGTCGATGTCGAAAGCTTTGCCCGCTATGTGGCAACCCAAAATCTCCTGGTGAACTCCGACGATATGGCCGGCCCAGGTAGCAATTACTACCTGTGGTACGACTACGACACCGGTCTTATCAGCGTGATTTCTTGGGACCTGAACTTGGCTATGTCCGGTTCCACTGATGCCGGCCCTGATGATGAAATCTCCATGGGCGGAGGAGGTGGCGGTGGTGGCATGCGTCCTGGTGAGAACGCTGAAACCACTGAAGCTGTTGAGGGCATGCCTGATATGGCTGAGATGGGTGAGAGGCCTGACATGGGTGACATGCAGCAACGCGAACGTCCCGAAGGCGAAGGTATGGGCGGCGGCATGGGTGGAAACCAGCTTAAAGAACGTTTCCTCGCCTCTGACGCATTCACTGAAATTTATGAGCAGGTCTATTGGGAGCTGTATGAAGAAATGTATGGTTCCGGAAAGGCACTTGAGGTGTTGGATGAGATCGCTGCATCAATTCCAGAGACTGATGCTGTAACCGCAGACGAGATTAATACTGAAGTGATATCAATGCGGGAATGGATCGCTGCTCGTACCGAGGCGTTGGCTTCACAACAGTAA
- a CDS encoding magnesium and cobalt transport protein CorA → MPKNYETNGAIRRRDMLRRRYLPDSAGMAPTPQEVSPLTRYVTDGIPQRPPLGATVADGLKFAEGASNRMVMSLYPAPSKPAIEELAEAWDLHPTIVEDLLHGQQRPKLDRYEDIIFIAIRSARYIDSREEVDFSEFHILMKPQAIAILCQDHQWIDGTSASSFSDPAQVDVRIKRLLADAELLSSGPRAVAYRLVDAIVDGFAPVLRGIAIDQEQIERQVFSGDAAVAERIYNLSQEIIDMQHTTSSVTEVVQRLNKDFIRSGMSEELRAYLDDVADHLTRDNTRVAEYRESLSQILNVNATLVAQRQNEDMKKISGWAAIIFAPTLVSSIYGMNFDIMPELHWAFGYPLALLAMISFTILLYWIFKRSKWM, encoded by the coding sequence ATGCCAAAAAATTATGAGACCAACGGGGCGATCCGCAGACGGGATATGCTCAGACGTCGGTATCTTCCTGATTCAGCAGGTATGGCACCAACTCCCCAAGAAGTTTCCCCGCTGACTCGCTATGTCACTGACGGCATTCCTCAGCGTCCGCCCCTGGGCGCCACTGTTGCTGATGGTTTGAAATTCGCCGAAGGCGCATCCAATCGTATGGTCATGTCGCTCTACCCTGCGCCGTCCAAACCCGCGATTGAGGAACTTGCAGAGGCCTGGGATCTGCACCCCACCATCGTGGAAGATTTGCTGCACGGCCAACAGCGCCCCAAGTTGGACCGCTATGAGGACATCATTTTCATCGCGATCCGTTCCGCACGCTACATTGACTCCCGCGAAGAAGTAGATTTCTCCGAGTTTCACATCCTCATGAAACCGCAGGCCATCGCTATTTTATGCCAGGACCATCAATGGATTGACGGCACCAGCGCCTCCAGCTTCAGCGACCCAGCACAGGTTGACGTGCGCATAAAAAGATTGCTTGCCGACGCCGAGTTACTCTCTTCCGGCCCCCGCGCCGTGGCATATAGGCTTGTCGACGCCATCGTCGACGGTTTCGCCCCCGTCCTTCGAGGCATCGCCATCGACCAGGAACAAATTGAACGCCAGGTGTTTTCCGGTGACGCCGCCGTTGCCGAACGTATCTATAACCTGTCCCAAGAAATCATCGACATGCAGCACACCACCAGCTCAGTTACCGAAGTGGTGCAACGCCTGAACAAAGATTTCATCCGAAGTGGCATGTCGGAAGAATTACGCGCCTACCTTGATGACGTCGCCGACCACCTCACCCGCGACAACACCCGTGTTGCCGAATACCGCGAATCCCTGTCCCAAATTTTGAACGTCAACGCCACCCTTGTGGCACAGCGCCAAAACGAAGACATGAAGAAAATCTCCGGTTGGGCGGCTATCATCTTCGCGCCAACCCTGGTGTCCTCGATTTATGGCATGAACTTTGACATCATGCCCGAACTGCATTGGGCATTCGGCTACCCATTGGCGCTCTTAGCGATGATCAGCTTCACCATCTTGCTCTACTGGATCTTCAAGCGCAGTAAGTGGATGTGA
- a CDS encoding tautomerase family protein has product MPTYTCWSQRIRISREAKQRIAEAITDAHHEIALAPKYLVQVIFNEVEPDSYFIGAQPTSENHIWIQATIRSGRSEKQKEELLLRITSEIALILGIPNEEVWVYITEIPGSNMTEYGRLLMEPGQEEEWFNSLPEGLRERLSELEEG; this is encoded by the coding sequence ATGCCTACCTATACTTGTTGGTCGCAAAGAATTCGCATTTCTAGGGAAGCTAAGCAACGCATCGCGGAAGCAATCACTGATGCCCACCATGAAATAGCGCTTGCGCCTAAGTACTTGGTGCAGGTGATTTTCAATGAGGTGGAGCCTGATTCTTATTTCATTGGTGCGCAGCCGACTTCGGAAAACCATATTTGGATCCAGGCAACCATTCGATCCGGCCGCAGTGAAAAGCAAAAAGAGGAGCTATTGCTGCGGATTACTTCGGAGATTGCGTTGATTTTGGGAATCCCCAATGAAGAGGTGTGGGTTTATATAACGGAGATTCCTGGTTCAAATATGACTGAATATGGTCGCCTGCTTATGGAACCTGGCCAGGAGGAAGAGTGGTTTAACTCGCTCCCCGAAGGTCTGCGTGAAAGGTTAAGTGAGCTGGAAGAGGGCTAG
- a CDS encoding chloride channel protein, with protein sequence MFRVPNRVPVTTIPLNRLAVIAAIIGVGTGLFVAALNWSAIGVERLVYGADHLHNQNPVANVSPLRLSITVVVLSVVASWAWFFVHRTGCKEVSIVGAVRGEKMPIIETIASAFLQVTTVAAGAPVGAENAPRIAGALVGERFTRWLQLDIDAKRILVASAAGAGLGASFHLPLAGVLFALEVLLVEASTRTVVIAIITTTAAVATTGFFVQTPDVFSTVPLTESPWMLFAAMVTGVVAGICGHWFSAAAHKMAQASPKGVKILWQMPLGFLAIAVVIYFFPETLANPRWLADSMLGDGLILGTILLVLVLRTAMFLLAFRVGMVGGNLIPAFALGAMVGGVVGAILEPMTNVPIAAFALLGAAAFLSTTMAAPLFGLIAAVEFTDMEAQGYLPIFLAVASAVLAVRVWSVVSRRELRAIPITYASWTGELK encoded by the coding sequence GTGTTTCGCGTGCCAAATCGAGTTCCTGTAACAACCATTCCGCTTAATCGACTAGCCGTTATCGCCGCCATCATCGGGGTGGGTACTGGTCTTTTTGTTGCTGCGCTGAACTGGTCGGCCATTGGGGTGGAACGGTTGGTTTATGGTGCGGATCATTTGCATAACCAGAATCCAGTGGCCAATGTGTCGCCGCTTCGGTTGTCAATCACGGTTGTTGTGCTCAGCGTGGTGGCGTCGTGGGCGTGGTTTTTTGTGCACCGGACTGGGTGTAAAGAGGTGTCTATTGTTGGTGCTGTTCGTGGTGAGAAGATGCCGATTATAGAAACCATAGCTTCCGCATTTTTGCAGGTCACTACAGTTGCGGCGGGTGCTCCGGTGGGTGCAGAAAACGCGCCTCGGATTGCGGGTGCTTTGGTAGGTGAGCGTTTTACTAGGTGGCTGCAGTTAGATATTGATGCAAAGCGTATTTTGGTGGCGTCGGCTGCGGGTGCTGGTTTGGGTGCTAGCTTCCACCTCCCATTGGCGGGTGTGTTGTTTGCTCTTGAGGTGTTGTTGGTGGAGGCCTCCACGCGCACTGTTGTCATCGCAATTATCACCACGACCGCCGCGGTTGCTACCACTGGTTTTTTTGTGCAAACCCCGGATGTTTTCAGCACTGTTCCGTTGACGGAAAGCCCGTGGATGCTGTTCGCTGCGATGGTTACCGGGGTGGTTGCTGGGATTTGCGGGCACTGGTTCTCGGCGGCGGCACATAAAATGGCGCAGGCTTCACCAAAGGGTGTGAAGATTTTGTGGCAGATGCCGTTGGGATTCCTTGCGATCGCCGTGGTGATTTATTTCTTCCCGGAGACCTTGGCTAATCCAAGGTGGCTTGCTGATTCCATGCTTGGCGACGGCCTTATCTTGGGCACCATTTTGTTGGTGTTGGTCCTGCGTACCGCCATGTTCTTGCTGGCCTTCCGGGTAGGCATGGTTGGTGGAAACCTGATTCCTGCCTTCGCGTTGGGTGCGATGGTTGGTGGGGTAGTGGGGGCTATTTTGGAGCCCATGACCAACGTCCCGATCGCCGCTTTTGCGCTCCTTGGTGCCGCTGCGTTTTTATCTACCACCATGGCCGCGCCACTGTTCGGGCTGATCGCCGCGGTGGAATTCACCGACATGGAAGCCCAAGGCTACCTGCCGATTTTCTTAGCGGTAGCGTCGGCGGTGCTTGCGGTCCGCGTTTGGTCTGTGGTGTCCAGGCGCGAGCTCCGCGCCATCCCAATCACCTACGCAAGCTGGACGGGCGAGCTCAAATAG